From a region of the Colias croceus chromosome 14, ilColCroc2.1 genome:
- the LOC123697377 gene encoding uncharacterized protein LOC123697377 encodes MAKKEIYIFLAFAALAFATEAEDSEQKKRGAGKANALNAIPTGAQKPEYTYSIYSQNTGVQSNPSQTYQSQVSNSFYPNQAPSQYYSSGNSAESNSVNVQQQTNNAPQQTHFSQLNYVPNSAYQQKYQIIPSKPSNNVHLAVLQQPTPYPTSSLLHYPQMQILTTNPASHISPHGSILSGITPHSHFNFPHYQLPAFGNPFLTHPSTMVFVPQINPNLYSNLAYTSPSQGVVNFYSGSTQAKQSYPSSLSISSSNEYEKQHGAVPQSSVSKEDNDLSLPSDYITSDVNNAYKNAYSTGRNSYTKI; translated from the exons ATGGCAAAAAAGGAAATTTAT ATCTTCCTCGCTTTCGCCGCGTTGGCATTCGCTACTGAGGCGGAGGACTCTGAGCAGAAGAAGCGTGGTGCAGGTAAAGCTAATGCTTTAAATGCAATACCAACAGGAGCCCAGAAGCCAGAGTATACATACAGCATATATTCCCAAAATACTGGCGTACAGAGCAATCCTAGTCAGACATACCAGAGTCAAGTGTCGAATTCTTTCTATCCTAACCAAGCCCCTAGTCAATACTATTCTTCGGGAAACTCAGCTGAATCCAATTCTGTAAATGTACAACAACAAACCAATAATGCGCCCCAACAAACACATTTCTCACAACTTAATTATGTACCGAACTCAGCGTATCAGCAAAAGTATCAAATCATACCTTCAAAGCCCAGTAACAATGTGCATTTAGCCGTTTTACAACAGCCAACTCCTTATCCGACATCGTCCTTATTGCATTATCCACAAATGCAAATTCTTACAACAAATCCCGCTTCTCATATAAGTCCACATGGTTCTATTTTGAGTGGGATAACACCGCACAGCCACTTCAATTTTCCACACTATCAGTTACCGGCCTTTGGAAATCCCTTCTTAACTCATCCTTCTACAATGGTATTTGTTCCTCAAATTAATCCCAACCTATATAGTAACCTGGCCTATACAAGTCCATCACAGGgagttgttaatttttattcgggGTCCACGCAAGCAAAGCAGAGTTATCCGTCTAGTTTGTCAATTTCATCTTCTAATGAATATGAAAAGCAACATGGAGCAGTGCCTCAATCAAGTGTGTCGAAAGAAGATAATGATTTAAGTCTTCCAAGTGATTATATTACTTCAGATGTTAATAATGCTTACAAAAACGCGTATAGTACAGGTCGCAATTCATATACAaagatatag
- the LOC123697460 gene encoding shematrin-like protein 1 produces MKFTVAFVTLLCISKTWAIKTKHEDPKDKREAALGYHSSGQSSHGYQQSPAQGHEDASSISIGAGYSIGGAKPQHSYANQISGASYQIPSEGLPASGHGTIQLAPITLQPSHGGIVSNDLAQLMSQLSHGINSGQLSLQSPAGHGAIYQFGGQSGQGGQEYAFPQFSFNPQQQQQYTLGEQAHPGGPSYAAGTKGLGSYSTGPVLFSPESQGQVQASLNYASPNSGHSISEGQSLGESVQSSPAYSFGNSGHSFGGALKGYGGNYAVPSKSSFKPSAYIGSSVQGEGHGLAGFSGSYAAPSFGNYHSGGLSLGSGGHGASFGGSLAGHGGTSPKYVSHSYPSSKVEGLGSLESIASAFSASGQLAHSPHGNSYTFPSSAYGSSNVHAASAPSPQYYISSSKHGPSAGFGSGSVSYKGPISGHSSLNSFSLGPKYSFGGQSNTRYSAPKDSHGAYSETSYNTIKYSEELKPRVH; encoded by the exons atgaaatttaCG GTCGCATTCGTAACACTTCTGTGTATATCAAAAACATGGGCTATAAAGACGAAACATGAAGACCCCAAAGATAAAAGAGAGGCAGCATTAGGATATCATTCATCAGGCCAATCAAGCCACGGCTACCAGCAGTCGCCTGCACAGGGGCACGAAGACGCCAGTTCCATCAGCATTGGAGCAGGATACAGCATTGGTGGTGCAAAACCTCAGCACAGCTACGCAAATCAAATATCAGGAGCTTCGTACCAAATACCATCTGAAGGACTCCCAGCCAGCGGTCACGGTACCATCCAACTTGCCCCGATTACTCTTCAACCATCCCACGGTGGCATCGTTTCAAACGATCTCGCACAATTGATGAGTCAACTATCACATGGAATTAATTCCGGGCAACTTTCCTTGCAATCACCAGCGGGCCATGGAGCTATTTATCAGTTTGGAGGCCAAAGCGGACAAGGTGGTCAGGAATACGCCTTCCCACAATTTTCGTTCAACCCACAGCAACAACAGCAGTATACCCTTGGTGAACAAGCTCACCCTGGCGGTCCATCTTACGCTGCAGGCACCAAAGGACTTGGTTCATATAGCACTGGTCCAGTTCTGTTTTCTCCTGAATCTCAGGGTCAGGTTCAAGCTTCCTTGAACTATGCTTCTCCAAATTCCGGACATTCTATCAGTGAGGGACAATCTTTAGGAGAATCCGTCCAATCTTCACCTGCTTATTCTTTTGGTAACTCAGGACATTCATTCGGTGGAGCTTTAAAGGGTTATGGAGGTAATTACGCAGTACCAAGCAAGTCATCCTTCAAACCTTCAGCCTATATTGGATCGTCCGTACAAGGTGAAGGCCATGGTTTAGCTGGCTTTTCTGGTTCATATGCTGCGCCATCTTTTGGTAACTATCATTCAGGTGGTTTATCATTAGGTTCAGGTGGTCATGGCGCCAGTTTTGGTGGTTCTTTGGCTGGACATGGCGGAACTTCCCCTAAATACGTTTCTCACTCATATCCATCATCCAAAGTAGAAGGTTTGGGCTCTTTAGAATCTATTGCGTCTGCTTTTTCCGCTAGTGGTCAATTAGCTCATTCTCCACATGGAAATAGCTACACCTTCCCATCCTCAGCTTATGGTTCAAGCAACGTTCATGCCGCATCTGCTCCTAGCCCTCAGTATTATATTTCATCATCAAAACACGGCCCATCAGCTGGATTCGGATCAGGCAGCGTGTCTTATAAGGGACCAATTTCTGGCCACAGCTCATTAAATTCCTTCTCTCTAGGACCTAAATATAGTTTTGGGGGACAAAGCAACACGAGGTATTCAGCACCAAAAGACTCCCACGGTGCTTATAGCGAAACTTCTTACAACACAATCAAATATAGTGAAGAATTGAAACCCAGAGTTCATTAA